A portion of the Candidatus Hydrogenedentota bacterium genome contains these proteins:
- a CDS encoding GntR family transcriptional regulator, with amino-acid sequence MDAPQEDLRPKATAGTGVPLYLRIKQDLKSAIDRGELAEGARVPSEFDLAKQYGVSRNPTRQALRELELEGYLTRSRRRGSFVTPSAYRARRFTVSQGRVVACICPHGKSPHVRGIVEGFVHRTGERGSHVLVYFTECTDQNQAELLREIRRSGIAGVALWLSDDCAETLRILRDFKDANFPFVLMDRYVRDADYDCVATDNEYLAYTVTKNLIAAGHRHIGFLSNVYHNTANEDRLAGYRRALKEASLPFIDGLVAEVSTANHGGPTEIDRVVAHRSRPTAFFCSQGWIALLAEDLMRRLGYTVPGDMDLGSIDDGEFMAHPDLKVRLARQQSDDMGCQGANLLMDRVDNPHGLATRLLLRPAFNFAET; translated from the coding sequence ATGGATGCGCCCCAGGAGGACTTGCGCCCGAAGGCCACCGCAGGGACCGGAGTGCCGCTCTATCTCAGAATCAAACAGGACCTGAAAAGCGCCATCGACCGGGGGGAACTCGCCGAGGGCGCGCGCGTGCCTTCTGAGTTTGACTTGGCGAAGCAATACGGGGTGAGCCGGAATCCGACACGGCAGGCCCTGCGGGAGCTTGAGCTGGAGGGCTATTTGACGCGGTCGCGGCGGCGCGGTTCCTTCGTGACCCCGTCAGCGTACCGGGCGCGCCGCTTCACGGTCAGCCAAGGCCGTGTGGTCGCGTGCATCTGCCCGCACGGCAAAAGCCCGCACGTGCGCGGTATCGTCGAAGGCTTCGTCCACCGGACGGGTGAGCGCGGTTCCCATGTGCTGGTGTACTTCACGGAATGCACGGACCAGAACCAGGCGGAATTGCTGCGGGAAATCCGCCGCAGCGGCATTGCGGGCGTGGCGCTCTGGCTCAGCGACGACTGCGCGGAGACCTTGCGGATTTTGCGGGATTTCAAGGACGCCAATTTCCCGTTTGTACTCATGGACCGTTACGTGCGGGACGCGGACTATGATTGCGTTGCAACGGACAACGAATACCTCGCCTACACGGTCACGAAGAATCTGATTGCCGCGGGCCACCGGCATATCGGGTTTCTGAGCAACGTGTATCACAACACAGCGAATGAAGACCGGCTCGCGGGCTACCGGCGTGCCCTTAAAGAAGCTTCGCTGCCCTTCATCGACGGGCTCGTGGCGGAAGTTTCGACCGCAAACCATGGCGGCCCCACGGAGATCGACCGCGTGGTGGCGCACCGGAGCCGGCCCACGGCGTTCTTCTGTTCCCAGGGCTGGATTGCACTGTTGGCTGAGGACTTGATGCGCCGGCTTGGTTACACGGTGCCGGGGGACATGGACCTGGGCTCGATTGATGACGGCGAGTTTATGGCACACCCGGACCTGAAGGTACGGCTGGCCAGGCAGCAATCTGACGACATGGGCTGCCAAGGCGCCAACCTGCTGATGGACCGCGTCGACAATCCGCATGGCCTGGCCACGCGGCTTCTGCTGAGGCCCGCGTTTAACTTCGCGGAAACGTGA